The Clostridium septicum genome contains a region encoding:
- a CDS encoding serine O-acetyltransferase has translation MDIYKLYSISRKLYEKKIPIIPKLIKGLIRIVFSCVIPFTAKIGEGTKIGYQGLGVVIHSNSIIGTNCAISQGVTIGGTSKKKGVPIIGNNVYIGAGAKIIGPITIGDNVVVGANAVVLKDVPSGCVVVGIPAKIIKTNILMSDYK, from the coding sequence ATGGATATTTACAAATTATATAGTATATCACGAAAATTATATGAAAAGAAAATTCCAATTATACCCAAATTAATAAAGGGTTTAATTAGAATAGTATTTTCTTGTGTGATTCCTTTTACAGCAAAAATAGGAGAGGGAACTAAAATAGGTTATCAAGGCTTAGGAGTAGTTATACATTCTAATAGTATAATAGGTACTAATTGTGCTATTAGTCAAGGTGTTACAATTGGTGGTACATCTAAGAAAAAGGGGGTTCCTATAATAGGAAACAATGTATATATTGGAGCTGGAGCTAAGATCATAGGACCTATTACAATTGGAGATAACGTTGTGGTTGGAGCAAATGCAGTTGTATTAAAAGATGTACCTAGTGGATGCGTTGTTGTTGGTATCCCTGCGAAAATTATAAAAACTAATATACTTATGTCAGATTATAAATAG
- a CDS encoding tyrosine-protein phosphatase, with product MIDLHSHIIYGIDDGSKSKEMTLNMLRKSVETGTRKIVATPHFFPGRYEVKSGDVKEYVKELNALTKENGINIEIYSGQEVYYTENILKYYNEGLIGTINNTRYMLIELPMRNFSRTNVINDIYELQIKGIIPIIAHPERYKPFIEEPRLINKLIREGFLFQLNTGSITGMFGKNAKKTANIFLKNKVYSFIGSDAHRDVKRNTDMSLGLEAINKIDKKYLSEINRWSEDMLLNKDVEFGGNIIEKKKNFILRLFSR from the coding sequence ATGATAGATTTACATTCGCATATTATTTATGGAATAGATGATGGATCTAAATCTAAAGAAATGACTTTAAATATGCTAAGAAAAAGTGTGGAAACTGGAACAAGAAAAATAGTTGCAACTCCACATTTCTTTCCAGGTAGATATGAAGTTAAGTCTGGAGACGTAAAAGAGTATGTAAAAGAACTTAATGCTTTAACTAAAGAAAATGGTATAAATATAGAAATATATTCAGGACAAGAAGTTTATTATACTGAAAATATTCTTAAATATTATAATGAGGGGTTAATAGGAACAATAAATAATACAAGGTATATGCTTATAGAATTACCTATGAGAAACTTTTCAAGAACTAATGTAATAAATGATATTTATGAACTTCAGATAAAAGGGATAATTCCAATAATAGCACATCCAGAAAGATACAAACCTTTCATAGAGGAACCAAGACTTATAAATAAACTTATAAGAGAAGGTTTCTTATTTCAATTAAATACGGGAAGTATAACAGGGATGTTTGGAAAGAATGCTAAAAAAACTGCTAATATATTCTTGAAAAATAAGGTATATAGCTTTATAGGATCAGATGCTCATAGAGATGTAAAGAGAAATACTGATATGAGTTTAGGGCTAGAAGCAATAAATAAAATAGACAAGAAGTATCTATCAGAAATCAATAGATGGTCTGAGGATATGTTATTAAATAAAGATGTTGAGTTTGGTGGAAATATTATAGAAAAGAAAAAAAACTTTATTCTAAGATTATTTTCAAGGTAA
- a CDS encoding WecB/TagA/CpsF family glycosyltransferase encodes MRFINTYVNALTMDETLNKIEKYIINKEYVQHVVINASKINLMQQDSTLTEIINECPLINADGQSIVWASRILGNNVPERVAGIDIFTELVKISAEKGYKPYFFGAREEVVTKVVDTFKEMYPELKVAGYRNGYFNDEDSIKIAEDIRDSGADILFVAFSSPMKEYWIKEHMPIMKVPFAMGVGGSFDVVAGKTARAPKWMQKSGLEWFYRFVQEPRRMWKRYIIGNFKFIKLVLASKKAV; translated from the coding sequence GTGAGATTTATCAATACATATGTTAATGCATTGACAATGGATGAAACATTAAATAAGATAGAAAAATATATAATCAATAAAGAATATGTTCAACATGTTGTTATAAATGCATCTAAAATTAATCTTATGCAACAAGATTCTACACTAACTGAAATAATAAATGAATGTCCTTTAATAAATGCAGATGGACAATCTATAGTATGGGCATCAAGAATATTGGGGAATAATGTACCAGAACGAGTTGCCGGAATTGACATTTTTACTGAATTAGTAAAAATATCAGCAGAAAAGGGGTATAAACCTTATTTTTTTGGTGCTAGAGAAGAAGTTGTAACAAAAGTAGTAGATACATTTAAAGAAATGTATCCAGAGTTAAAAGTAGCAGGTTATAGAAATGGATATTTCAATGATGAAGATAGTATAAAAATAGCAGAAGATATAAGAGATTCAGGGGCAGATATACTTTTTGTAGCTTTTAGTTCACCAATGAAAGAGTATTGGATAAAAGAACATATGCCAATAATGAAGGTTCCTTTTGCCATGGGGGTAGGAGGAAGTTTTGATGTTGTTGCAGGAAAAACTGCAAGAGCTCCAAAATGGATGCAAAAATCTGGATTAGAATGGTTTTATAGATTCGTTCAAGAACCAAGAAGAATGTGGAAAAGATATATAATAGGAAATTTTAAATTTATTAAATTAGTATTAGCAAGTAAAAAGGCGGTTTAA
- a CDS encoding glycosyltransferase family 4 protein, whose product MNILMVGPSIKLQGGVATVVSNYLNSKLSESFNIKYIPTVDGDKKIGKAFAAVKAYIIILLNLIFNNIDIVHVHMASRGSFYRKSLIICLASLFNKKIVIHLHGAQFNEFYHMESNDNEKRKITNILNKADVIIALSNKWKEDLTKITKAKIVVIHNSVNCCKHNMYKVNSKNIIFLGRVDERKGAFDLIEVSKNIFKKYPRYNLLLCGDGDLKKVKSFIDGMDLAEHVKALGWISGKEKDDIMKDAVINILPSYNEGLPMSVLEAMGCGIPTIASNVGGIPDVIKDNINGFLIIPGDKINLEEKICKLLENEELRISMSDLAFKTVSGKFNINTNIAEVENLYNFLIN is encoded by the coding sequence ATGAATATTTTAATGGTAGGTCCATCTATCAAATTACAAGGGGGAGTAGCTACGGTAGTTAGTAATTATCTTAATAGCAAATTAAGTGAAAGTTTCAACATAAAGTATATTCCTACTGTGGATGGAGATAAAAAAATAGGAAAAGCTTTTGCAGCGGTTAAAGCTTATATCATCATATTATTAAATCTTATATTTAACAATATTGATATTGTTCATGTGCATATGGCTTCAAGAGGAAGTTTTTATAGAAAAAGTCTAATAATATGCTTAGCTAGTTTATTTAACAAAAAAATAGTTATACATTTACATGGAGCTCAATTTAATGAGTTTTATCACATGGAATCAAATGATAATGAGAAAAGAAAAATAACAAATATATTAAATAAAGCAGATGTAATAATAGCATTAAGTAATAAGTGGAAAGAAGATTTAACTAAAATTACAAAGGCTAAAATTGTAGTTATACATAATAGTGTAAATTGTTGTAAGCATAATATGTATAAAGTAAACTCTAAAAATATTATTTTCCTAGGCAGAGTTGACGAAAGAAAAGGAGCATTTGATCTAATAGAAGTATCTAAAAATATATTTAAAAAATATCCAAGATATAATTTGCTTTTATGTGGAGATGGAGACTTAAAAAAAGTTAAGAGTTTTATAGATGGTATGGATTTAGCTGAACATGTTAAGGCTTTAGGCTGGATTTCAGGAAAAGAAAAAGATGATATTATGAAAGATGCAGTGATTAATATACTTCCATCATATAATGAGGGACTACCTATGTCAGTTTTAGAGGCCATGGGGTGTGGAATACCTACAATAGCATCAAATGTAGGTGGTATTCCAGATGTCATTAAAGATAATATTAACGGCTTTCTTATTATTCCAGGAGATAAAATTAATTTAGAGGAAAAAATTTGCAAATTGTTAGAAAATGAAGAACTTAGAATTTCAATGAGTGATTTAGCATTTAAAACAGTTTCAGGTAAATTTAATATAAATACTAATATAGCAGAAGTAGAAAATTTATATAATTTTCTTATAAATTAA
- a CDS encoding nucleotide sugar dehydrogenase: MSVLNIIGLGYIGLPTALMFAANGVEVVGTDLNTKLVDTLNRGELTFEEEGLESVFRKALDNGIKFKNEYEVTNRYIITVPTPYIKQSKKIDATYVIAATKQVMEVCEPGTILVIESTISPGTIDRFVRPIIEEKGFKIGEDIHLVHAPERIIPGKMVFELENNSRTIGADSKKVGEEVKSWYERFCTGEIVVTDIKTAEMSKVVENTFRDINIAFANELAKMCDRENMNVYELIKIANKHPRVNILQPGPGVGGHCISVDPWFLVGDYPDIVNVVLGAREVNDGMPQYVFDKIHEIMKENNIKDYSKVGLYGMTYKENVDDLRESPTLQLLSIFEKYNIDNVKVYDPCVKEKKFKNQVENIDTFLKDIELVVVLVSHDEIKENQKLLTNKIIYDTRNIIQSGNKVYKI, encoded by the coding sequence ATGAGCGTATTAAATATTATAGGATTAGGATATATAGGATTACCAACTGCACTAATGTTTGCAGCAAATGGAGTAGAAGTAGTAGGAACTGATTTAAATACAAAATTAGTAGATACTCTAAATAGAGGGGAATTAACATTTGAAGAAGAAGGCTTAGAAAGTGTATTTAGAAAGGCTTTAGATAATGGAATAAAATTTAAAAATGAATATGAAGTAACAAATAGATACATAATAACAGTTCCAACTCCATACATAAAGCAAAGTAAGAAAATAGATGCAACATATGTTATAGCAGCTACAAAGCAAGTTATGGAAGTTTGTGAACCAGGGACTATACTTGTTATAGAATCAACAATTTCTCCAGGAACAATAGATAGATTTGTAAGACCTATAATCGAAGAAAAAGGATTTAAAATAGGGGAAGATATACATTTAGTACATGCTCCAGAAAGAATAATACCAGGAAAAATGGTGTTTGAATTAGAGAATAATTCAAGAACTATTGGAGCAGATAGCAAAAAAGTTGGAGAAGAAGTTAAATCATGGTACGAAAGATTTTGTACTGGTGAAATAGTAGTTACAGATATAAAGACTGCTGAAATGAGTAAAGTTGTAGAAAATACATTTAGAGATATAAATATAGCTTTTGCTAATGAATTAGCTAAAATGTGTGATAGAGAAAATATGAATGTATATGAACTTATAAAAATAGCTAATAAACATCCAAGAGTTAATATACTACAACCAGGTCCAGGGGTTGGAGGACACTGTATATCAGTAGATCCATGGTTTCTAGTTGGAGACTATCCAGACATAGTTAATGTAGTTTTAGGTGCAAGAGAAGTTAATGATGGAATGCCTCAATATGTATTTGATAAAATTCACGAAATAATGAAAGAAAATAACATTAAGGATTATTCAAAGGTTGGATTATATGGAATGACATATAAAGAAAATGTTGATGACTTAAGAGAAAGCCCAACATTACAATTATTAAGTATCTTTGAAAAATATAATATAGACAATGTTAAAGTATATGATCCATGTGTAAAAGAGAAGAAATTTAAAAATCAAGTTGAAAATATAGACACTTTCTTAAAGGATATAGAATTAGTAGTAGTTTTAGTATCACATGATGAAATAAAAGAAAATCAAAAATTATTAACTAATAAGATTATTTATGATACTAGAAATATAATACAATCTGGAAATAAAGTATATAAAATTTAG
- the wecB gene encoding non-hydrolyzing UDP-N-acetylglucosamine 2-epimerase, which yields MKKIKVMSIFGTRPEAIKMAPLVKELDKSENIDSLVCVTAQHREMLDQVLELFDINPDYDMDIMKEKQTLTGITNRVLQGLEDIFEESKPDMILVHGDTTTTFAGALAAFYKKIKVGHVEAGLRTGDKYFPFPEEMNRKLTGAMADLHFAPTNGSKKNLLREGISESDIIVTGNTVIDAMEFTVEENYVFDNKELNNIDFKNKKVIMVTAHRRENWGEGIENICTSLKKIVEENNDVELIYLVHLNPVVKDVVEKHLKGMDRVHLLSPLDTKETHNLMNKCFMVMTDSGGLQEEAPHLGKPVLVLRDVTERPEAVEAGTVKLVGTDKNTIINEANLLIRDSKAYELMSRSVNPYGDGEASRRIVQAIEKYFGRNNENVDEFNLIKN from the coding sequence GTGAAAAAAATAAAAGTAATGAGCATATTTGGTACAAGACCAGAAGCAATTAAAATGGCACCTTTAGTTAAAGAATTAGATAAAAGTGAAAATATAGATTCTTTAGTATGTGTTACAGCTCAACATAGAGAGATGCTAGACCAAGTTTTAGAACTATTTGATATAAATCCAGACTATGACATGGATATTATGAAAGAAAAACAAACTTTAACTGGAATAACAAATAGAGTTTTACAAGGTTTGGAAGATATTTTTGAAGAGTCAAAGCCAGATATGATTTTAGTTCATGGTGATACAACAACAACTTTTGCAGGAGCCTTAGCAGCATTCTATAAGAAAATAAAAGTTGGACATGTAGAAGCCGGTTTAAGGACTGGAGATAAATATTTTCCGTTTCCAGAGGAGATGAATAGAAAACTTACTGGAGCTATGGCAGATTTACATTTTGCTCCTACTAATGGATCAAAGAAGAATCTTTTAAGAGAAGGTATATCGGAAAGCGATATTATAGTTACAGGAAATACTGTAATAGATGCAATGGAATTTACAGTAGAAGAAAACTATGTATTTGATAATAAAGAGTTAAATAATATAGATTTCAAAAATAAAAAAGTTATTATGGTAACTGCTCATAGAAGAGAAAACTGGGGTGAGGGAATAGAAAATATATGTACTTCACTTAAGAAAATAGTAGAAGAAAATAATGATGTTGAATTAATTTATTTAGTTCACTTAAATCCTGTTGTAAAGGACGTAGTTGAGAAACATTTAAAAGGAATGGATAGAGTACATTTATTATCACCATTAGATACTAAGGAAACTCATAACTTAATGAATAAATGTTTTATGGTAATGACAGATTCAGGTGGCTTGCAAGAAGAAGCACCTCATCTTGGAAAACCAGTTTTAGTACTTAGAGATGTAACGGAAAGACCAGAAGCTGTAGAAGCGGGAACAGTTAAATTAGTAGGGACAGATAAAAATACGATAATTAATGAGGCTAATTTATTAATAAGAGATAGTAAAGCATATGAACTTATGAGTAGATCAGTAAATCCATATGGAGATGGAGAGGCTTCAAGAAGAATAGTACAAGCAATTGAAAAGTATTTTGGAAGAAATAATGAAAATGTAGATGAATTTAATCTAATAAAAAATTAA
- a CDS encoding sugar transferase, translating into MEKIENDNAELVIQDTIEKRHLYTIIKRIIDILASIIGLVLLSPFLLIIAILIRLESEGPVIFSQKRIGLKGKTFNMYKFRSMVVNAEELKNNLEKENEMSGPMFKIKNDPRVTKVGKFIRKTSIDEIPQLINVLKGEMSLVGPRPSLPKEVKEFEPWMMKRLEVKPGLTCYWQVSGRNNIGFEDWMKLDIKYVKERSVLLDIKLILKTVTVLFGDENAC; encoded by the coding sequence ATGGAAAAAATAGAAAATGATAATGCTGAGTTAGTAATTCAAGATACTATAGAGAAACGACATTTATATACAATAATTAAGAGAATAATAGATATACTAGCCTCAATAATAGGATTAGTTCTATTAAGTCCATTTTTATTGATAATTGCCATTTTAATAAGATTAGAATCAGAAGGACCAGTGATATTTTCCCAAAAAAGAATAGGGCTAAAGGGAAAAACATTTAACATGTATAAATTTAGGTCAATGGTAGTAAATGCAGAAGAATTAAAAAATAATTTAGAAAAAGAAAATGAAATGTCAGGACCTATGTTTAAAATAAAAAATGACCCTAGAGTTACAAAAGTAGGAAAGTTTATAAGAAAAACAAGCATAGATGAAATTCCACAACTAATTAATGTTTTAAAGGGAGAAATGAGCTTGGTAGGTCCTAGACCTAGTCTTCCAAAAGAAGTAAAAGAATTTGAGCCTTGGATGATGAAAAGACTAGAAGTAAAGCCAGGTCTTACATGCTACTGGCAGGTATCAGGAAGAAATAATATTGGTTTTGAAGATTGGATGAAACTAGATATTAAGTATGTAAAAGAAAGAAGTGTTTTACTAGATATAAAGCTTATTTTAAAAACTGTTACTGTATTATTTGGTGATGAAAATGCATGCTAA
- a CDS encoding alginate lyase family protein: MKRLIWLFNRLKAMSIKEILYRLKKYCVKRINKLRYKKEFQINNLLKENIDLKKIDKRIDKFWLNPQLITTNLKNHNLYCAFGKEVDILKNINWHAGVYSDWEKNKYSLDLDTKFTDDIGDIRYSWEINRHHFFPYLALLYIQTNEEKYFSLLEKHFYDWIENNPFLKGINWMSPMEISIRSYQWLIVYYLLKDKNKDKFRVDVIKSVIFSNKYVSENLSKYSSANNHLILEAFTLSIVGYAIQDVYKQDWFKKGYDILKYEVSVQNYDDGINKEHALHYQAFVNDAILQYNFILRNINEEPICEKIIKNSLAFIGMIKAHKLNFDYGDSDDAKIISFNLNKVNYYKYLLELGSMYYEEKFIEFNEISPEVQFISCKNKIINMKNFQYDNAKLYKESGYLVINNKNNTLLMDVAELGFGSIAAHGHSDALSIIYYKNDNPVIIDSGTYIYNVETKMRDYFRSTEAHNTLTYNGLNQSEIKGPFLWGKKAEVEIKEYIYEDDRVIIKAAHNGYKPLIHNRDIEYILSKEELIIRDYFDDECSVNFILDSSSRVERINDNEIAIFSNDSKIFFKSNFKIKIENTIISKEFMCIEDTKKIVINKESNNDNYIETIIK; the protein is encoded by the coding sequence ATGAAGAGATTAATTTGGTTATTTAACAGATTGAAAGCTATGAGTATAAAAGAAATACTATATAGATTAAAGAAATATTGTGTTAAAAGAATTAATAAATTAAGATATAAAAAGGAATTTCAAATTAATAATTTATTGAAAGAAAATATTGATTTGAAGAAAATAGATAAAAGAATTGATAAGTTTTGGCTTAATCCACAATTGATAACTACTAATTTGAAAAATCACAATCTATATTGTGCGTTTGGAAAAGAAGTTGATATATTAAAAAACATAAACTGGCACGCTGGGGTGTATTCTGATTGGGAAAAAAATAAATATTCATTGGATCTAGATACTAAATTTACAGATGATATAGGAGATATACGATATAGTTGGGAAATAAACAGACATCATTTCTTTCCGTATTTAGCATTATTATATATACAAACTAATGAAGAAAAGTATTTTTCTTTATTAGAGAAGCATTTTTATGATTGGATAGAAAATAATCCATTTCTTAAGGGTATAAATTGGATGTCGCCTATGGAAATATCAATAAGAAGCTATCAATGGCTTATAGTATATTATCTTCTCAAAGATAAAAATAAAGATAAATTTAGAGTGGATGTTATTAAATCAGTTATATTTTCTAATAAATATGTATCAGAGAATTTATCTAAATACTCTTCAGCTAATAATCACTTGATATTAGAGGCCTTTACCCTTTCTATAGTTGGATATGCTATACAAGATGTATATAAACAGGATTGGTTTAAAAAAGGTTATGATATATTAAAATATGAAGTAAGCGTACAAAATTATGATGATGGAATAAATAAGGAACATGCTTTACATTATCAAGCTTTTGTTAATGATGCTATTCTTCAATATAACTTTATTTTAAGAAATATAAATGAAGAGCCTATATGTGAAAAGATAATAAAGAATTCATTAGCATTTATAGGAATGATAAAAGCTCATAAATTGAACTTTGATTATGGAGATAGTGATGATGCTAAGATAATATCATTTAATTTGAATAAAGTTAATTACTATAAATATTTGTTAGAGTTAGGTTCTATGTATTATGAGGAAAAATTTATAGAATTTAATGAGATATCACCAGAAGTTCAATTTATAAGTTGCAAAAATAAAATAATCAATATGAAAAATTTTCAATATGACAATGCTAAACTATATAAAGAATCAGGATACTTAGTAATAAATAATAAAAATAATACGTTATTAATGGATGTTGCAGAGTTAGGATTTGGTTCTATAGCAGCACATGGTCATTCCGATGCTTTATCTATAATTTATTATAAAAATGATAATCCTGTAATAATAGATTCTGGAACCTATATTTATAATGTAGAAACAAAAATGAGAGACTATTTTAGAAGTACAGAGGCACATAATACATTAACATATAATGGATTGAACCAATCTGAAATAAAAGGTCCATTTTTATGGGGAAAAAAGGCAGAAGTAGAAATAAAGGAATATATATATGAAGATGATAGGGTTATAATTAAAGCTGCTCATAATGGATACAAGCCTTTAATTCATAACAGAGATATTGAATATATATTATCAAAAGAAGAATTGATAATAAGAGATTATTTTGATGACGAGTGTAGTGTTAATTTTATTTTAGATAGCAGCTCAAGGGTAGAAAGAATAAATGATAATGAAATAGCAATATTTTCTAACGATAGTAAAATATTTTTTAAGAGTAATTTTAAAATTAAAATTGAAAATACTATTATATCTAAAGAATTTATGTGTATAGAGGACACTAAAAAGATAGTTATTAATAAAGAATCTAATAATGATAATTATATAGAGACGATAATTAAATAA
- a CDS encoding DUF6625 family protein, whose translation MKNKVAIIVAYFGKLPNWFQLWLNSCRFNRNFTWIIFTDDSTKYEYPENVIRELISFESIRELISLNLDLDINIQDPYKICDFKVAYGYIFRDYLKEYTHWGCCDIDMIFGDLSKFINDEILDKNDRVLNKGHLMIFKNTEFVNKAYELPYSGENYKYILKSKYHYGFDESAGLDKIYNENKLSQYIPKDTIIADIDFSKYRFTVRNVENYDNQYLYWDNGKVYRKYIKDSKEYEDEFAYIHFQKRRLQIEIKDNSKYLFYPNAIRSISDDLNLYELNRSGFLSEFKTKIRYAKIIFNQKRYRLIHWKLKL comes from the coding sequence ATGAAAAATAAAGTTGCAATTATAGTTGCTTACTTTGGTAAACTACCAAATTGGTTTCAATTGTGGTTAAATTCTTGTAGATTTAATAGGAACTTTACTTGGATTATATTTACAGATGATAGTACTAAATATGAGTATCCGGAAAATGTAATTAGGGAGTTAATAAGCTTTGAAAGTATAAGAGAATTAATATCATTAAACTTAGATCTTGATATAAACATTCAAGATCCTTATAAAATATGTGACTTTAAAGTAGCATATGGTTATATATTTAGAGATTACTTAAAGGAATATACACATTGGGGATGTTGTGATATAGATATGATTTTTGGTGATTTATCGAAGTTTATAAATGATGAGATACTAGATAAAAATGATAGAGTATTAAATAAGGGACATTTGATGATTTTCAAAAATACTGAATTTGTAAATAAAGCATATGAATTGCCATATTCGGGAGAAAACTATAAGTATATTTTAAAATCTAAATATCACTATGGATTTGATGAAAGTGCAGGATTAGATAAAATATATAATGAAAATAAATTATCACAGTATATTCCTAAGGATACAATTATAGCTGATATAGATTTTTCAAAATATAGATTTACAGTAAGAAATGTAGAAAATTATGACAATCAATACTTATATTGGGATAATGGTAAAGTTTATAGAAAATATATTAAAGATTCAAAAGAATATGAAGATGAATTTGCTTATATTCATTTTCAGAAGAGACGTCTACAAATTGAAATAAAAGATAATAGTAAATACTTATTTTATCCTAATGCTATAAGAAGTATAAGTGATGATTTGAATTTATATGAATTAAATAGAAGTGGATTTTTATCTGAATTTAAAACAAAAATTAGATATGCAAAAATTATATTTAATCAGAAAAGATATAGATTAATTCATTGGAAATTAAAGTTGTAG
- the murJ gene encoding murein biosynthesis integral membrane protein MurJ — protein MRDKKNSTIFITITLIISNVLVKFLGLARDVVLANTYGTSMYSDAYIVANNIPVVIFSIVAVAISTAFIPIYSEIKEKYGEEKALKFTNNFINIVLVICLIITILGELFPAVLVKVFAYGFTNEAYELTLNFTKILIPTIIVTALMSISGSYLQLKGDFIPISYVTIPNNLIVIISIYIAYYKGSPYILAIGTSIAIISQIIYYYPFMKRNEFKYEFYINLKDEHLKKILIMIIPVFIGTAVNEVNVIVDRSLVSGLEQGSIASLNYASKLTGFITGVFIVSIVTVVYPKMSNLSAKKEFEKLNCYLKNVLIVISLLLLPITIMCIFYSKDVVQIIFERGSFDSKSTYMTAMALSSYCIGLIGIGFREILTKAYFSLKDTKTPMINGAIGVGVNIILNIILIRKIGFIGSALATSVTAIITVLLLINKIQLSIGKIFDKEFNINLLKILICSFISVVGCNLIYRNINNDTSNIILHSILLMIVIIITFVIYIILLVLFKNEEVIKFKDLLLDKIKGRNF, from the coding sequence ATGAGAGATAAAAAAAATAGTACTATATTTATAACAATAACATTAATTATATCTAATGTGCTTGTAAAATTTTTAGGTTTAGCTAGAGATGTAGTTTTAGCTAATACATATGGAACATCTATGTATAGTGATGCTTATATTGTGGCAAATAATATACCAGTAGTTATCTTTTCTATAGTAGCAGTTGCTATTTCTACTGCATTTATTCCAATTTATTCAGAGATAAAGGAGAAATATGGAGAAGAGAAAGCTTTAAAATTTACAAATAATTTTATAAATATAGTATTAGTAATTTGTTTAATTATTACTATATTAGGAGAATTATTTCCAGCAGTATTAGTAAAAGTATTTGCTTATGGCTTTACGAATGAAGCATATGAATTAACACTTAATTTTACTAAAATATTAATACCTACTATAATTGTTACTGCATTGATGAGTATTTCAGGATCTTACCTTCAACTAAAGGGTGACTTTATACCAATATCATATGTAACTATACCAAATAATTTAATTGTAATTATATCCATATATATAGCTTATTATAAAGGCTCTCCTTACATACTAGCTATTGGGACAAGTATTGCAATAATAAGTCAAATAATATATTACTATCCATTTATGAAAAGAAATGAATTTAAGTATGAGTTCTATATAAACTTAAAAGATGAGCATTTAAAGAAAATATTAATTATGATAATACCAGTTTTTATAGGTACTGCTGTTAATGAAGTAAATGTAATTGTAGATAGATCCTTAGTATCGGGATTAGAGCAAGGTAGTATAGCTTCATTAAATTATGCTTCTAAACTGACAGGGTTTATTACTGGAGTTTTTATAGTTTCTATTGTTACAGTAGTATATCCTAAAATGAGTAATTTAAGTGCTAAAAAAGAGTTTGAAAAATTAAACTGTTATTTAAAAAATGTATTAATAGTAATATCACTTTTGCTTTTACCAATAACAATAATGTGTATTTTTTATTCAAAGGATGTAGTACAGATTATATTTGAAAGAGGATCATTTGACTCAAAATCTACTTATATGACTGCTATGGCATTATCTTCCTATTGTATTGGATTAATAGGAATTGGATTTAGGGAAATATTAACCAAAGCATATTTTTCTTTAAAGGATACTAAAACACCTATGATAAATGGAGCTATAGGGGTGGGAGTAAATATAATATTAAATATAATATTAATTAGAAAGATTGGGTTTATTGGTTCAGCATTGGCAACAAGTGTAACTGCAATAATAACAGTACTATTATTAATTAATAAAATACAGCTATCAATAGGTAAGATTTTCGATAAAGAATTTAATATAAATTTACTTAAGATATTAATATGTTCTTTTATATCTGTAGTAGGTTGTAATTTAATATACAGAAATATAAATAATGATACAAGCAATATTATCCTACATTCAATTCTTTTAATGATAGTAATTATTATAACATTTGTTATATATATAATATTATTAGTATTATTTAAAAATGAAGAAGTTATTAAGTTTAAGGATTTATTATTAGATAAGATTAAGGGAAGGAATTTTTAA